In Bradyrhizobium sp. 1(2017), one DNA window encodes the following:
- a CDS encoding 2-hydroxyacid dehydrogenase — MTMGTLAVLINSTQQNWSPERWKARFDAVCGGRRVVLQPYGGLDPAEVHYAAVWKPVPGDLGAFPNLRAIFNLGAGVDALMADKSLPDVPLVRVAVPDLTNRMTEYVVLHVLMHHRQELYLRDSQRAKRWEPKYQWPASAITVGIMGLGTLGTDAADVLRRLGFRVTGWSRSPRTIEGVECFHGAAQIEAFLRATDILVCLLPLTPDTHGILNRDVFTKLNRNSPLGAPVLINAGRGGLQNEADILACLDDGTLGAASLDVFVQEPQPRDSRFWTHPRVVLTPHNAADTDADAISAYVAEQIARFEAGGVLENVVDRTRGY; from the coding sequence ATGACCATGGGCACACTGGCCGTCCTGATCAACAGCACGCAGCAGAACTGGTCGCCGGAGCGCTGGAAAGCCCGGTTCGACGCGGTCTGCGGCGGCCGCCGCGTGGTGCTGCAGCCGTATGGCGGGCTCGACCCGGCCGAGGTGCACTATGCCGCGGTATGGAAGCCCGTGCCGGGCGATCTCGGCGCGTTTCCAAATCTGCGGGCGATCTTCAATCTGGGCGCCGGCGTGGACGCGTTGATGGCGGACAAGAGCCTGCCCGACGTGCCTCTGGTGCGCGTCGCCGTGCCCGACCTGACCAACCGCATGACCGAATATGTCGTGCTGCACGTGCTGATGCACCACCGCCAGGAGCTTTATCTGCGGGACTCGCAACGTGCCAAACGCTGGGAGCCGAAATATCAGTGGCCTGCGAGCGCGATCACCGTCGGCATCATGGGATTGGGGACGCTAGGCACTGACGCGGCGGACGTGTTGCGGCGGCTCGGCTTCCGCGTCACCGGCTGGAGCCGCAGCCCGCGGACGATCGAGGGCGTCGAATGTTTCCATGGTGCCGCGCAGATCGAGGCATTCCTGCGCGCGACCGACATCCTGGTGTGCCTGCTGCCGCTGACGCCTGATACGCATGGAATCCTCAACCGCGACGTCTTCACAAAGCTCAACCGCAACAGCCCGCTCGGCGCGCCCGTGCTGATCAACGCCGGCCGCGGCGGCTTGCAGAACGAAGCCGACATCCTGGCCTGCCTCGATGACGGCACGCTGGGTGCCGCCTCGCTCGACGTCTTCGTGCAGGAGCCGCAGCCGCGAGACAGCCGGTTTTGGACCCACCCCAGGGTGGTGCTGACCCCGCACAATGCCGCCGACACCGACGCGGACGCGATCTCGGCCTATGTCGCCGAGCAGATCGCGCGCTTCGAAGCGGGCGGCGTGCTGGAGAACGTGGTGGATCGGACGCGGGGGTATTAG
- a CDS encoding DUF2846 domain-containing protein, protein MRTKIGALPLLLVGFLLANCASPRGLDEPPLQLPPLKPGYGRVYFTRPGEFAGSAVQPEIRMNNEVVGRSVPGGFSFVDRPPGKYAVTTATEVENAVTFQLAAGETKYIKTAVTPGILVGHVTPTLEFPEQGQSDIGRLRYVGTKF, encoded by the coding sequence ATGAGAACGAAGATCGGGGCGTTGCCCCTTTTGCTTGTTGGATTTTTATTGGCAAATTGCGCGAGCCCACGTGGCCTCGATGAACCGCCCTTGCAGCTACCGCCATTGAAACCGGGTTACGGCCGCGTCTACTTCACCCGGCCGGGCGAATTTGCGGGGTCGGCTGTTCAGCCCGAGATCCGGATGAACAATGAAGTCGTCGGCAGGTCTGTGCCTGGCGGGTTCTCTTTTGTCGACCGCCCCCCGGGGAAATACGCCGTGACAACCGCAACCGAGGTGGAAAATGCGGTGACGTTCCAGTTGGCTGCGGGCGAGACGAAATACATCAAGACAGCCGTGACGCCCGGCATCCTTGTCGGCCACGTTACGCCGACGCTCGAATTCCCCGAGCAGGGACAATCCGACATAGGCCGCCTCAGATACGTCGGCACCAAATTCTGA
- a CDS encoding SRPBCC family protein, with the protein MLKAIAVIAMLLAAGIAGLLVFALTKPDTFRVERSLAVKAPADAIYPVVADFRRWTAWSPYENRDPAMKRTFGGTADGKGATYAWDGNSNVGAGHMEILEASGPSKLRIKLDFERPFEGHNTAEFTFVPQGDATLVTWAMYGPAPFLSKVMQVFINMDSMIGKDFESGLASLKKLTEKQ; encoded by the coding sequence ATGTTGAAAGCCATTGCCGTCATCGCCATGCTGCTCGCGGCCGGAATCGCGGGCCTCCTCGTCTTCGCCCTGACGAAACCCGACACGTTCCGCGTCGAGCGCAGTCTCGCCGTGAAAGCGCCGGCCGATGCGATCTATCCGGTGGTCGCCGATTTCCGCCGCTGGACTGCCTGGTCGCCCTATGAAAATCGCGACCCCGCCATGAAGCGGACCTTTGGCGGAACCGCCGACGGCAAGGGCGCGACCTATGCGTGGGACGGCAACAGCAATGTCGGTGCCGGCCACATGGAGATCCTGGAGGCGAGCGGACCCTCGAAGCTCCGCATCAAGCTCGATTTCGAGCGGCCGTTCGAGGGCCACAACACCGCCGAGTTCACCTTTGTGCCGCAAGGCGATGCCACACTGGTCACATGGGCCATGTATGGTCCGGCCCCGTTCCTGTCCAAGGTGATGCAGGTGTTCATCAACATGGACAGTATGATCGGCAAGGATTTTGAGTCCGGCCTCGCCAGCCTGAAAAAGCTCACCGAGAAGCAATGA
- a CDS encoding methyl-accepting chemotaxis protein, whose protein sequence is MFNFQSKKVRHAVAEVEALDRSQAVIEFGLDGTILDANDNLLKMSGYTRAEIKGKHHSIFVSPAERESARYRDFWASLNRGEFQTTQYKRFGKGGKEVWVHASYAPLRDEKGKVVSFIKFATDITAYKIKTMEDSGKIAAINRAQAVIEFNMDGTIVTANENFLNAMGYSLDEVKGKHHSMFVTPEDRAGAAYAAFWAKLNRGEFEAAEYKRLGKGGKEIWILATYNPILDETGRPFKVVKFATDVTAQKMKAADNDGQLAAIQKSQAVIEFNMDGTIRTANENFLQAMGYSLAEIKGQHHSMFVEPNEKNSASYRQFWETLNRGEYQAAEYKRVAKGGREIWIQASYNPIFDLNGRPYKVVKYATDITAQAIGRKKADNARGLIEAVAAGSEQMSASIREISETMAKSRETSKVATTRAESADNQAQKLAAAAQAMSGIVEMISGITSQINLLALNATIESARAGEAGRGFAVVASEVKSLANQAKQATDTITSEIDALNVISGDVASSLTAIKAAIAGVNEFIASTAAAVEEQSIVTSDMSANMQRASAELS, encoded by the coding sequence GTGTTCAATTTTCAAAGCAAGAAAGTCAGGCACGCCGTCGCGGAGGTCGAGGCACTCGACCGGTCGCAGGCCGTGATCGAATTCGGCCTCGATGGCACCATCCTGGATGCCAATGACAACCTGCTGAAGATGAGCGGCTACACGCGGGCCGAGATCAAGGGCAAGCATCACAGCATCTTCGTCAGCCCGGCCGAGCGCGAGAGCGCCCGCTACCGCGATTTCTGGGCCAGCCTGAACCGCGGCGAATTCCAGACCACGCAATACAAGCGTTTCGGCAAGGGCGGGAAGGAAGTCTGGGTCCACGCCTCCTACGCGCCGCTGCGCGACGAGAAGGGCAAGGTGGTCAGCTTCATCAAATTCGCCACCGACATCACGGCGTACAAGATCAAGACCATGGAGGATTCCGGCAAGATCGCCGCGATCAACCGCGCGCAAGCGGTGATCGAGTTCAACATGGATGGCACCATCGTCACCGCGAACGAGAACTTCCTGAACGCGATGGGTTACTCGCTCGACGAGGTCAAGGGCAAGCACCACAGCATGTTCGTGACGCCGGAGGACCGCGCGGGCGCGGCCTATGCCGCGTTCTGGGCCAAGCTGAACCGCGGCGAGTTCGAGGCGGCCGAATACAAGCGGCTCGGCAAGGGCGGCAAGGAAATCTGGATTCTGGCGACCTACAACCCGATCCTCGACGAGACGGGCAGGCCGTTCAAGGTGGTGAAATTCGCGACCGACGTCACCGCGCAGAAGATGAAGGCGGCCGACAATGACGGACAGCTCGCCGCCATCCAGAAGTCACAGGCGGTGATCGAGTTCAACATGGACGGCACGATCCGCACCGCCAACGAGAATTTCCTCCAGGCGATGGGTTATTCACTGGCGGAGATCAAAGGCCAGCACCACTCCATGTTCGTCGAACCGAACGAGAAGAATTCGGCGAGCTATCGTCAATTTTGGGAGACCCTCAACCGCGGCGAATACCAGGCCGCCGAATACAAGCGGGTCGCCAAGGGCGGGCGGGAGATCTGGATCCAGGCCTCCTACAATCCGATCTTCGATCTCAACGGCAGACCCTACAAGGTAGTGAAATATGCCACCGACATCACCGCGCAGGCGATCGGCCGCAAAAAGGCCGACAATGCGCGCGGGCTGATCGAGGCGGTCGCAGCCGGCAGCGAACAGATGAGCGCCTCGATCCGCGAGATTTCCGAGACCATGGCGAAGTCGCGCGAGACCTCCAAGGTCGCGACGACGAGAGCCGAATCGGCCGACAACCAGGCGCAGAAGCTGGCCGCCGCTGCGCAAGCCATGAGCGGCATCGTCGAGATGATTTCGGGTATCACCAGCCAGATCAACCTGCTCGCACTCAACGCCACGATCGAATCGGCGCGCGCGGGCGAAGCCGGTCGCGGCTTTGCGGTGGTCGCCTCCGAGGTGAAGAGCCTCGCGAACCAGGCCAAGCAGGCGACCGACACGATCACCTCCGAGATCGACGCGCTCAACGTCATCTCGGGCGACGTCGCCAGCTCGCTCACCGCGATCAAGGCCGCGATCGCCGGCGTCAACGAGTTCATCGCCTCCACCGCCGCCGCCGTCGAGGAACAGAGTATCGTGACGTCGGACATGTCGGCCAACATGCAACGCGCGTCAGCGGAGCTATCGTAG
- a CDS encoding SDR family NAD(P)-dependent oxidoreductase, translated as MTSSPAKVALVTGAARGIGLATAKKFLAEGWRVALLDIEGDLLGRAVAEIGRSEATLALTCDVSDATAVGAAMTTLERRFGRLDALVNNAGIAVFAPLMETSEADWRRVLEVNLTGPFLCTKAAVPLMRDGNGGAIVNITSISAVRASTLRSAYGTSKAGLAHLTKQLAVELASLNIRVNAVAPGPVDTAMAKQVHTKEIRADYHDAIPLNRYGLEEELAEAIYFLCSPNASYITGQILAVDGGFDAAGIGLPTLRGQRRNG; from the coding sequence ATGACCTCCTCTCCCGCCAAAGTCGCCCTCGTCACCGGCGCCGCCCGCGGAATCGGGCTTGCGACCGCGAAGAAGTTTCTCGCCGAGGGCTGGCGCGTGGCGTTGCTCGACATCGAGGGCGATCTGCTCGGCCGCGCGGTCGCCGAGATCGGCCGGAGCGAGGCGACGCTGGCGCTGACCTGCGACGTTTCGGATGCGACCGCGGTCGGCGCTGCGATGACGACGCTCGAGCGGCGGTTCGGCCGGCTAGATGCGCTCGTCAACAATGCCGGCATCGCGGTGTTCGCGCCGCTGATGGAGACGTCCGAGGCCGACTGGCGCCGCGTGCTCGAGGTCAATCTCACCGGCCCGTTCCTCTGCACCAAGGCGGCGGTGCCCTTGATGCGCGACGGCAATGGCGGCGCCATCGTCAACATCACCTCGATCTCGGCGGTGCGCGCCTCGACGCTGCGCTCGGCCTACGGGACCAGCAAGGCGGGCCTCGCGCACCTCACCAAGCAACTCGCAGTCGAACTCGCCTCCCTCAACATCCGTGTCAACGCGGTCGCGCCGGGGCCTGTCGACACAGCGATGGCGAAACAGGTGCACACCAAGGAGATCCGCGCCGACTATCACGACGCCATCCCGCTCAACCGTTACGGTCTGGAAGAGGAACTCGCGGAGGCGATCTACTTCCTGTGCTCGCCCAATGCGAGCTACATTACCGGCCAAATTTTGGCCGTTGATGGCGGCTTCGATGCCGCGGGTATCGGTTTGCCGACACTGCGCGGCCAGCGGCGCAACGGCTAG
- a CDS encoding VOC family protein: protein MLNPYLFYQDNCEAAFNYYAKVLGGKIEAMMRSSDAPPDVPATPGREKMIMHARMSLPDGSVLMASDSPAEHFQKPQGFAISLTVKDPADGERKFNALADGGTVNMPFSKTFWAKGFGMCVDKFGIPWMVNCPAEGM, encoded by the coding sequence ATGCTCAATCCCTATCTATTCTATCAGGACAATTGCGAAGCCGCCTTCAACTATTACGCCAAGGTCCTTGGTGGCAAGATCGAGGCGATGATGCGTTCATCGGACGCACCGCCGGACGTGCCGGCTACACCCGGCCGCGAGAAGATGATCATGCATGCGCGGATGTCGCTGCCCGACGGCAGCGTATTGATGGCCTCGGACTCGCCGGCCGAGCATTTTCAGAAGCCGCAGGGCTTCGCGATCTCGCTCACGGTCAAGGACCCCGCGGATGGCGAGCGCAAGTTCAACGCGCTCGCCGATGGCGGTACCGTCAACATGCCCTTCAGCAAGACGTTCTGGGCCAAGGGCTTCGGCATGTGCGTCGACAAGTTCGGCATTCCCTGGATGGTGAACTGCCCGGCCGAAGGAATGTGA
- a CDS encoding YciI family protein → MLYAILCYHDEDFVGSWSKEQDEAVMKKLTVVQEKLASQGRLGPVARLLPTTAAATLRKEDPPLVLDGPYAETKEQLLGFYIVDCKNLDDALDVARDLGAANPGGAYEVRPVGVFRPGGNLT, encoded by the coding sequence ATGCTTTATGCCATCCTTTGCTATCACGATGAGGACTTCGTCGGCTCCTGGAGCAAGGAGCAGGACGAGGCCGTGATGAAGAAGCTCACCGTGGTGCAGGAGAAGCTCGCCAGCCAAGGCCGGCTCGGGCCCGTAGCGCGGCTGCTGCCGACCACGGCGGCGGCGACGCTGCGCAAGGAAGACCCGCCGTTGGTGCTCGACGGGCCCTATGCGGAGACCAAGGAGCAGCTGCTCGGCTTCTACATCGTCGACTGCAAGAACCTCGATGATGCCCTCGACGTCGCGCGCGATCTCGGTGCGGCCAATCCCGGCGGCGCCTATGAGGTGCGTCCCGTCGGCGTGTTCAGGCCCGGAGGGAATCTGACGTGA
- a CDS encoding RNA polymerase sigma factor produces MSEADTAWIETALTSARPQAVGALLRYFRDLDTAEEAFQNACLRALKTWPQNGPPRDPAAWLIMVGRNVAIDEVRRARKQQPLPEDDQAISDLDDAEGALAERLDGSHYRDDILRLMFICCHPQLPATQQIALALRIVSGLTVKQIARAFLVSEAAMEQRITRAKAKVADAGVPFEAPGAVERSERLAGVAAMIYLIFNEGYSASGDTAEIRKPLCEEAIRLARLLLRLFQSEPEIMGLTALILLQHARSAARFAADGSLILLDDQDRSLWNGTMIAEGLALIDKAMRHRRSGPYQIQAAIAALHARAATPEETDWTQIDLLYGALEIVQPSPVVTLNRAVAVSKVRGPQAALDLIEPLAPKLANYFHFYGVRGAFLMQLGRNDDARIAFDRAIALANTSAEAAHIRMHLDRLIRDSQPKKESAKAK; encoded by the coding sequence GTGAGCGAAGCTGACACCGCCTGGATCGAGACTGCGCTGACCTCAGCGCGCCCCCAGGCTGTCGGCGCACTGCTGCGCTATTTCCGCGATCTCGATACGGCCGAGGAAGCCTTTCAGAACGCCTGCCTCCGCGCCCTGAAGACCTGGCCGCAGAACGGGCCGCCGCGCGATCCCGCGGCCTGGCTGATCATGGTCGGCCGCAACGTCGCGATCGACGAGGTGCGCCGCGCCCGCAAGCAGCAGCCCCTGCCCGAAGACGACCAGGCGATCTCCGACCTCGACGATGCCGAAGGCGCGCTCGCCGAGCGGCTGGACGGCTCGCACTACCGCGACGACATCTTGCGGCTGATGTTCATCTGCTGCCATCCCCAGCTGCCGGCGACGCAGCAAATCGCGCTGGCGCTGCGCATCGTCTCGGGCCTCACCGTGAAGCAGATCGCGCGCGCCTTCCTGGTTTCTGAAGCGGCGATGGAGCAGCGCATCACGCGCGCCAAGGCGAAGGTCGCCGACGCTGGCGTGCCGTTCGAAGCGCCCGGTGCCGTCGAGCGCTCCGAGCGGCTCGCCGGTGTCGCGGCGATGATCTACCTGATCTTCAACGAGGGCTATTCGGCGAGCGGCGACACCGCCGAGATCAGGAAGCCGCTATGTGAAGAGGCGATCCGGCTGGCGCGGCTGCTGCTGCGCCTGTTCCAGAGCGAACCGGAGATCATGGGCCTCACGGCGCTGATCCTCCTGCAACATGCGCGCAGCGCCGCGCGCTTTGCCGCGGACGGGTCGCTGATCCTGCTCGACGACCAGGACCGTTCGCTGTGGAACGGCACCATGATCGCGGAAGGCCTCGCCCTGATCGACAAGGCGATGCGCCATCGCCGCAGCGGACCCTATCAGATCCAGGCCGCGATCGCCGCGCTGCATGCGCGCGCAGCGACGCCGGAGGAGACCGACTGGACGCAGATCGACCTGCTCTACGGCGCGCTCGAAATCGTGCAGCCCTCGCCGGTGGTGACGCTCAACCGTGCGGTTGCGGTCTCCAAGGTGCGCGGGCCGCAGGCCGCGCTCGACCTCATCGAGCCGCTGGCGCCGAAGCTTGCCAACTACTTTCATTTCTATGGCGTGCGCGGCGCCTTCCTGATGCAGCTCGGTCGCAACGACGATGCCCGCATCGCCTTCGACCGCGCCATCGCGCTTGCCAACACCTCGGCCGAAGCCGCTCACATCCGCATGCATCTCGATCGCCTGATCCGGGACAGCCAGCCGAAGAAGGAAAGCGCGAAGGCGAAGTAG